A genomic window from Paenibacillus sp. FSL K6-0276 includes:
- a CDS encoding transposase: MEIQLLLTQYLLIQDKFDELDLKLSELIEQIPGVEQLLAIKGVGRDTVAGFIAEIGDISSYHHPKQIANLAGLSLKENTSGLNTKDKLMQLTY, encoded by the coding sequence ATGGAGATTCAGCTACTGCTTACACAGTACCTACTTATTCAGGATAAGTTCGATGAACTTGATCTAAAGCTCAGCGAATTAATTGAGCAAATACCGGGTGTAGAACAATTGCTTGCCATTAAAGGAGTAGGTAGAGATACAGTAGCTGGCTTCATTGCAGAGATTGGTGACATAAGTAGTTACCATCATCCGAAACAGATCGCAAATCTGGCAGGACTGAGTTTAAAGGAGAACACAAGCGGGTTAAACACAAAGGACAAACTAATGCAATTAACCTATTGA
- a CDS encoding SMI1/KNR4 family protein: MNKKCSEFISWTKDNGWDITDKSEYELNLNDSIASRYKEIPEGYLDFLKRVKECITPSKKTWFICEDEYNNNSDSAFKWNEFEELSLEATENDEEWKSEIISWWDKYLPIVMSVDDGYSFYAIDLTNDIGAIVQGCEPEFEEVEKTANSLEDFFQLIMSNTIEMQ, encoded by the coding sequence ATGAATAAGAAATGCAGTGAATTCATTAGTTGGACTAAAGATAATGGATGGGATATAACTGATAAATCTGAATATGAATTAAATTTAAATGATAGTATAGCATCAAGGTATAAAGAAATTCCCGAAGGTTATCTAGATTTTTTAAAAAGGGTTAAAGAATGCATAACGCCTAGTAAGAAAACATGGTTTATATGTGAGGATGAGTATAATAATAACTCGGATAGTGCATTTAAATGGAATGAATTTGAAGAGTTAAGCTTAGAAGCAACAGAGAATGATGAGGAATGGAAATCAGAAATAATTTCATGGTGGGATAAATATCTACCCATAGTTATGTCAGTTGATGATGGATATTCATTCTATGCAATTGATTTAACGAATGATATAGGTGCTATTGTACAAGGATGTGAACCTGAATTCGAAGAAGTAGAAAAAACAGCAAATAGTCTTGAAGATTTTTTTCAATTAATCATGTCTAATACAATAGAGATGCAATAG
- a CDS encoding SMI1/KNR4 family protein, giving the protein MSIIKEELIEQLINLASCRTSPEEWSTWWNNHNKQLESFLNRGEYLRLKPCMHGFRWLPILRSQQGAIKYLDDSKILYVKENVYQENYEKELKESYKANLEMEKQRLRKIKAEFPEIFNRYPKFSNSLKYNFDESDFIHVGLNNEKVEKFETTSGIKMPEDIAEFFQTVSAISLEGIKIEFENIYPLEFFGKKYYVLGEFWKEADGDLVLWDTSESNDLTKIYYYAHEQNKIKLLTKSFEDLIEKEFAYHNKNL; this is encoded by the coding sequence ATGTCAATTATAAAAGAAGAATTAATTGAACAATTGATAAACTTGGCGTCTTGTAGGACTTCTCCAGAAGAATGGAGCACTTGGTGGAATAATCATAACAAGCAGTTGGAGTCATTTTTAAATCGTGGTGAATATCTGAGGCTTAAACCTTGTATGCATGGGTTCCGTTGGTTACCTATTTTGCGCAGTCAACAAGGAGCAATTAAATATTTAGATGACAGCAAGATCCTTTATGTGAAAGAAAATGTTTATCAGGAAAACTATGAGAAAGAACTGAAAGAATCCTATAAAGCAAACTTAGAAATGGAGAAACAGCGGTTAAGAAAAATAAAAGCTGAATTTCCTGAAATTTTTAATCGATATCCCAAGTTTTCAAATTCATTGAAATACAATTTTGATGAAAGTGATTTCATTCACGTTGGATTAAACAATGAAAAAGTCGAAAAATTTGAAACAACCTCTGGTATAAAAATGCCTGAAGATATTGCGGAATTTTTTCAAACAGTGTCAGCCATCTCTTTAGAAGGTATTAAAATCGAATTTGAAAATATATATCCTCTTGAGTTTTTTGGTAAAAAATATTATGTTCTTGGTGAGTTTTGGAAAGAAGCTGATGGGGACTTGGTTTTATGGGATACTTCTGAATCTAATGATCTAACAAAAATATATTATTATGCCCATGAACAAAATAAAATAAAACTTCTTACAAAAAGTTTCGAAGATTTAATTGAGAAAGAGTTTGCATATCACAACAAGAACTTGTGA
- a CDS encoding DUF6138 family protein has translation MKLDADFNHLINTVAEEILGAVDEWFQQIEQKKEKDINEITGRTSLQIGIHDLLHIEYSDGKIKLYSWINGSPDCQHKGTRLENPLTHQEIENVLIPLLEKAIRQKLQIYEDSALVNYRFQASIEVGGSETLPILNDVNQRKRELLLQRIHAYIEDKLEGQSYPTDPLESFFLSRHLVDPQLFPDMDTAFILRVYGLVMERNKGNKSKLDEHRSQFIHAFRKWAESVFLPIYFHSVKSRWGQAEHTIKEGIDLTAMEPKQMELVLQTAILIIKYEPNYSRKNGLDLLERLKELGSTRAVKVFKVGSGTLPAEVILYKDEQIECQAHDVFSIITIRIKEECADSYAKGLDFICRLLDKGFFRSYQIKLKSQAKNIVSIPGLAKSQTHRFFANALQYEELHPKLETYVRLAMVEHEWYEDTEVEKNCMPGTYAAFGLGLANRRYFPLVKAYMERVDEEHQSVQAAFAGAFIKQYGIDETTLPTITACLLRCQDGKFNKYRTDFETAVNLQALSRIIASLAPHYARHLVELIWGSLDNLQKRQQKEKGECADGFAAVWAAANRKG, from the coding sequence ATGAAATTGGATGCCGATTTTAACCATTTGATCAACACGGTAGCGGAAGAAATACTTGGTGCAGTAGATGAATGGTTTCAACAGATCGAACAGAAAAAGGAAAAGGACATAAACGAAATTACTGGGCGAACTTCGCTTCAAATCGGCATTCATGACCTTCTACATATTGAGTATAGCGATGGGAAAATCAAATTATATTCTTGGATTAACGGTTCACCAGACTGTCAGCACAAGGGTACTCGTCTGGAAAACCCGCTGACCCATCAGGAAATAGAGAATGTGTTGATACCGTTGCTAGAAAAGGCAATCAGACAAAAGCTGCAAATTTATGAGGACAGTGCCTTGGTGAATTACCGATTTCAAGCTAGCATCGAAGTCGGCGGCTCCGAAACACTTCCCATACTGAACGATGTGAACCAGCGCAAGCGTGAGCTTCTGTTGCAGCGCATTCATGCCTATATCGAGGATAAACTGGAAGGCCAGTCTTATCCGACTGATCCGCTGGAGAGCTTCTTTCTCTCTCGGCATCTGGTCGATCCGCAGCTGTTTCCGGATATGGATACTGCCTTTATTTTGCGCGTATATGGGTTGGTGATGGAACGGAATAAAGGTAATAAATCAAAGCTGGATGAGCATCGTTCCCAATTTATTCATGCGTTTAGAAAGTGGGCTGAAAGTGTGTTTTTGCCGATTTACTTCCATAGTGTCAAGTCCAGATGGGGGCAAGCTGAACATACAATAAAAGAGGGTATCGACTTGACCGCTATGGAGCCGAAGCAAATGGAACTGGTTCTGCAAACGGCCATTTTGATTATTAAATACGAACCCAACTACAGTCGAAAAAATGGACTCGATCTACTGGAAAGGCTGAAGGAACTAGGCAGTACGCGGGCGGTCAAGGTATTCAAGGTGGGTAGCGGAACGCTTCCTGCAGAAGTTATCCTTTATAAGGATGAACAGATCGAATGTCAGGCTCATGACGTTTTCTCGATTATCACCATTCGAATCAAGGAAGAATGTGCGGACAGTTATGCGAAGGGTCTAGATTTTATTTGTCGCCTGCTGGATAAAGGGTTCTTCCGAAGCTATCAGATCAAGCTGAAATCGCAAGCCAAAAACATAGTATCTATTCCAGGTCTGGCGAAATCGCAAACCCATCGTTTCTTTGCTAATGCTTTGCAGTATGAGGAGTTGCATCCGAAGCTGGAGACTTACGTGCGGCTGGCGATGGTGGAGCATGAATGGTATGAAGACACAGAGGTCGAGAAAAACTGTATGCCCGGTACGTATGCGGCATTCGGTCTGGGACTAGCGAATCGACGTTATTTTCCGCTCGTGAAGGCCTATATGGAGCGTGTAGATGAAGAGCATCAGTCCGTTCAGGCTGCTTTTGCCGGGGCATTCATTAAGCAGTATGGGATTGACGAAACGACGCTGCCGACGATAACCGCTTGTCTGCTTAGATGCCAGGACGGTAAATTCAACAAATATCGCACAGATTTCGAAACCGCAGTGAATCTGCAAGCTCTCTCTAGAATTATAGCGTCATTGGCTCCTCATTATGCCCGCCATCTGGTGGAACTGATCTGGGGCAGCCTGGACAATCTGCAAAAACGGCAGCAAAAAGAGAAGGGCGAGTGCGCGGACGGTTTCGCGGCTGTCTGGGCAGCAGCGAACCGGAAGGGATAA
- a CDS encoding WGR domain-containing protein codes for MKQSFTFHDEKSSKFWWIDYSGCDFVVNYGKTGAAGKYEIKEFDSEEECTKQAEKLMKQKLKKGYQADSNFDFINHLYFDNEEIGLHTKTSHPNFVKHFTDDFYYDCGEEEAPFGSDEGSDTLAELTENLRKKSQLNFVEFPKFIIEKVWGMKYVPVSSLLEDEVKRVVETDEMNMIQSDMVTYAVAFGQIKITGVIDPGLKHCAIDSLKRIQQTAKILNWGTDSEISSKMIEDLCSF; via the coding sequence GTGAAACAATCATTCACCTTTCATGACGAAAAATCCAGTAAATTTTGGTGGATAGATTATAGTGGCTGTGACTTTGTTGTGAATTATGGAAAGACAGGCGCCGCCGGAAAATATGAGATCAAAGAATTTGACTCTGAAGAAGAATGTACCAAACAAGCTGAAAAACTAATGAAACAAAAGTTAAAGAAAGGCTATCAGGCTGATAGTAATTTTGATTTTATCAACCATTTATACTTTGATAATGAGGAAATAGGGCTCCATACCAAGACATCCCATCCTAATTTTGTTAAACATTTTACAGACGATTTTTATTATGACTGCGGCGAGGAAGAAGCGCCTTTCGGCAGTGATGAAGGCTCGGATACATTGGCGGAATTAACTGAAAATCTGCGAAAGAAAAGTCAATTGAATTTTGTTGAGTTTCCTAAATTTATAATTGAAAAGGTATGGGGAATGAAATATGTTCCCGTAAGCAGCTTGTTAGAAGATGAAGTAAAAAGAGTAGTAGAGACTGACGAGATGAACATGATCCAAAGTGATATGGTCACTTATGCTGTCGCTTTTGGTCAGATAAAAATAACTGGGGTAATTGATCCTGGGCTAAAGCATTGCGCTATTGATTCCTTGAAAAGAATTCAACAAACGGCAAAAATTTTGAACTGGGGAACGGATTCAGAAATAAGCAGTAAAATGATTGAAGATTTATGTTCATTTTGA
- a CDS encoding imm68 putative immunity domain-containing protein — MYISKWWGELIGGSDDSLALIDYLEQLDLTDVTLNQILKDLGFDVLLSEGDLENGGNIGFDMRSANGMFRVELDIACGTLIDLSAIVLESRKSGYVDLHDLDEARQPCKLYIDASEEKRTLLRDELNKFSRNPLSYDLAELVPTDDMRELAEKAKMIADELL; from the coding sequence ATGTACATAAGCAAATGGTGGGGAGAATTAATTGGCGGTTCCGATGATTCGCTGGCATTAATAGACTATTTGGAACAATTGGACTTAACGGATGTGACGCTCAATCAGATTTTAAAGGACTTGGGTTTCGATGTTCTGCTTTCCGAGGGAGACTTGGAAAACGGCGGTAATATTGGATTTGATATGAGAAGTGCTAACGGCATGTTTCGGGTAGAACTTGATATTGCCTGCGGTACTTTAATCGATCTTTCAGCCATTGTGTTGGAGAGTCGTAAATCAGGCTATGTCGATTTGCATGATTTGGATGAGGCTAGACAGCCGTGCAAACTTTATATTGATGCCTCCGAAGAAAAAAGAACCCTGCTTCGGGATGAATTGAACAAGTTTTCCCGTAATCCGCTGTCCTACGATTTAGCCGAGCTTGTTCCGACCGATGATATGAGGGAGCTTGCGGAAAAGGCAAAAATGATCGCAGATGAGCTGTTATAA
- a CDS encoding sugar phosphate nucleotidyltransferase, which translates to MRIVLLCGGSGKRLWPLPNEIRSKVFLKLFPDILLHSKENLALLGTKPITIDTNMPTFMTLISLQCVSSHLITVK; encoded by the coding sequence CTGCGTATTGTACTATTGTGCGGGGGATCTGGAAAAAGGCTTTGGCCTTTACCCAACGAGATTCGTTCCAAGGTATTTCTTAAGCTTTTTCCCGATATCCTGTTGCATTCTAAGGAAAATCTCGCTCTCCTCGGAACAAAGCCTATCACCATTGACACAAATATGCCCACATTTATGACATTAATCTCCCTACAATGTGTCTCTTCTCACCTTATCACAGTAAAATAA
- a CDS encoding glycosyltransferase family 4 protein → MKRYEVVWKGPIHKTSGLGRVSRAYARSLKRQGVTVRLGAPSHRNIDIQGKKVLIYHHIPSHMQWKKEHSVYDSMILNTVWETSKIPKSWLSHMNKFDAVCVPTLHNKRALRHSGVKVPIFVVPHGVDTKEFHPNNKKMSLPGAAGKFTFVSVFGFQHRKNPEGLLRAYWEEFSSKDNVILVIKTNGYAANENEKWIQQKVMQYKKRLGIQKDTAPVVIIGRQLSESRLKGLYTLGNAFVLPTRGEGVGLPFLESLASGVPVIATGWGGQTDFLTHNNSFLVPYQLRSPSSSMNRAISRKFSRLFAQKGQRWAEPDLHSLKKLMRKAYENPYLCKRKGHQGRRDMLQLSWDRAGKLMKNAIEEVIRSKT, encoded by the coding sequence ATGAAGCGCTATGAAGTGGTCTGGAAAGGACCGATACACAAAACAAGCGGTCTTGGCCGTGTCAGCAGAGCCTATGCAAGATCACTGAAGCGGCAGGGTGTTACCGTTCGATTAGGTGCGCCAAGCCATCGTAATATCGACATCCAGGGCAAAAAGGTACTGATTTATCACCATATTCCCAGTCACATGCAATGGAAAAAAGAGCACAGCGTGTATGATTCCATGATTTTGAATACCGTGTGGGAAACAAGCAAGATCCCCAAAAGCTGGCTTTCACATATGAACAAATTTGATGCGGTGTGTGTTCCCACCCTGCATAACAAGAGAGCTCTAAGGCACAGCGGGGTGAAAGTCCCGATTTTTGTCGTTCCTCATGGGGTAGACACCAAGGAATTTCATCCGAACAATAAGAAGATGTCTTTGCCGGGTGCGGCAGGGAAGTTTACGTTCGTGTCTGTCTTTGGTTTCCAGCATCGCAAAAATCCGGAGGGTCTACTAAGGGCATACTGGGAGGAATTTTCCTCTAAAGATAACGTGATTCTGGTGATCAAAACGAACGGATATGCGGCGAATGAGAACGAGAAGTGGATTCAGCAGAAAGTCATGCAATACAAAAAGAGACTGGGGATTCAAAAAGATACAGCCCCTGTTGTCATTATCGGCCGTCAGCTCAGTGAAAGCCGTCTCAAAGGCTTGTATACGCTCGGCAATGCCTTCGTCCTCCCCACCCGCGGCGAGGGCGTCGGCCTGCCTTTTTTAGAATCGCTGGCGAGCGGCGTACCAGTCATCGCTACAGGCTGGGGCGGGCAAACGGATTTCCTTACGCATAACAACTCATTCCTGGTTCCATATCAGCTGAGGAGCCCTTCAAGCAGCATGAATAGAGCCATATCCAGAAAGTTCAGCAGATTGTTTGCGCAAAAGGGACAACGCTGGGCCGAACCGGATCTGCACAGCCTCAAAAAGCTCATGAGGAAAGCGTACGAGAATCCCTATCTTTGTAAACGGAAAGGACACCAAGGGCGAAGGGATATGCTTCAGCTATCCTGGGATCGGGCGGGGAAGTTAATGAAAAATGCGATTGAAGAGGTCATTCGATCCAAGACATAA
- a CDS encoding transposase, whose product MAIKEQKFKTYSNEIKKEATRLHVEERWTYRRITEHFKIQDQSRVKKWMKSSRELGVFRLMDQRGRRKNISIKIDMFKSSDWKMKC is encoded by the coding sequence GTGGCGATCAAAGAACAGAAGTTTAAAACATACTCGAATGAGATAAAAAAAGAGGCCACTCGTTTACATGTGGAGGAAAGATGGACCTATCGGAGAATTACGGAGCATTTTAAGATTCAAGATCAAAGTCGAGTAAAGAAATGGATGAAGAGTTCCCGAGAGCTAGGCGTATTTAGGCTAATGGATCAACGAGGACGTCGTAAGAATATATCGATCAAGATTGATATGTTCAAAAGCTCAGACTGGAAAATGAAATGCTAA
- a CDS encoding IS3 family transposase, translating into MFGNLDAGGETNKYRVIESASKEYAVSDLCKLFAVSRSGYYAFLKRKGVERDQAAKELFQQVYERYNGVYGYRQIQLFLLQDHGVWMNHKKVLRIMQDLGIRSRIRRKHRCNYASSEGDRVAKNILKRDFKAAAPNQKWVTDITQYRVGEKWLYLSAVKDLFNNEIIAYQMSARNDNELVLRTFQQAWTQQKDVTGLIVHSDQGFQYTSHAYHDMLPKVGARISMSRRGNCYDNASMESFFSHLKTEGLYPYDIRNMVRHKGKLKITFDFTTNIGHNES; encoded by the coding sequence GTGTTTGGAAATCTGGATGCAGGAGGTGAAACGAACAAATATAGAGTCATTGAGAGCGCCTCAAAAGAGTATGCCGTTAGCGATCTCTGCAAACTCTTTGCTGTCTCCAGAAGTGGGTATTACGCTTTCTTGAAACGAAAAGGAGTTGAACGGGACCAGGCAGCGAAAGAACTCTTTCAGCAGGTGTATGAACGGTATAATGGCGTCTACGGTTATCGCCAAATTCAATTGTTCCTGCTACAAGACCACGGGGTTTGGATGAATCATAAGAAGGTACTCAGAATCATGCAGGATCTAGGAATTCGTTCGAGGATCCGCCGAAAGCATCGTTGTAATTATGCTTCTTCCGAAGGAGATCGGGTAGCGAAAAATATATTGAAACGGGATTTCAAGGCGGCTGCTCCCAACCAAAAATGGGTGACAGACATCACGCAATATCGTGTAGGCGAGAAGTGGCTGTATCTCTCAGCCGTTAAAGACTTGTTCAATAACGAAATTATCGCTTATCAAATGAGTGCTAGGAACGACAATGAACTGGTTCTCAGAACCTTTCAGCAGGCATGGACTCAGCAAAAAGACGTGACCGGACTGATCGTTCACAGCGATCAGGGATTCCAATACACGTCCCATGCATACCACGACATGCTGCCAAAGGTTGGCGCCCGAATCAGCATGTCTCGCCGAGGCAATTGTTATGACAATGCCTCCATGGAGAGCTTCTTCTCGCATCTCAAAACGGAAGGACTCTATCCTTATGATATCCGAAATATGGTGAGGCACAAAGGAAAATTGAAGATTACATTCGATTTCACAACCAACATCGGCCACAACGAAAGCTAA
- a CDS encoding transposase, producing the protein MGEQRQHYNEEFKKQTVKYIQEQTKTMSDVAQELNIPKSTLHQWLAKYRQFDQETVHQPEKIRDLEQTLKATEAEQRRKDREIEDLKEELAILEKALHIFS; encoded by the coding sequence ATGGGAGAACAACGGCAACACTACAATGAAGAGTTTAAAAAGCAAACGGTCAAGTACATTCAAGAGCAAACGAAGACGATGTCTGACGTCGCGCAGGAACTGAATATCCCCAAAAGCACGTTACATCAGTGGCTAGCGAAATATCGTCAGTTCGATCAGGAAACCGTCCATCAACCGGAGAAAATCCGTGATTTGGAGCAAACACTGAAAGCCACTGAAGCAGAGCAGCGCCGAAAAGATCGAGAGATCGAAGATCTGAAAGAAGAACTCGCGATTCTAGAAAAGGCGCTGCACATCTTCAGCTAA